A single window of Methanoculleus oceani DNA harbors:
- a CDS encoding J domain-containing protein translates to MQTYYDILGVAPDATPEEIRTAYRTLAKQCHPDINPDPDASERFIAIQQAYETLIDPDRWARYDLALRTGAGSAPHDPFQRYSPGGQTAWTPGFSWQGQVPTSGIGRIGVILLLLFGGILIVLMLVLSLLIRAVTGGRRQDS, encoded by the coding sequence GTGCAGACCTACTACGATATCCTGGGCGTCGCCCCCGACGCCACCCCTGAAGAGATCCGGACGGCTTACCGGACGCTTGCTAAACAGTGCCACCCGGATATCAACCCGGACCCGGACGCGAGCGAGCGGTTCATCGCCATCCAGCAGGCATACGAGACGCTGATCGACCCCGACAGGTGGGCGCGCTACGACCTCGCCCTCAGGACCGGTGCCGGTTCTGCGCCGCACGATCCGTTCCAGCGGTACAGTCCCGGCGGGCAGACGGCGTGGACGCCGGGATTCTCGTGGCAGGGACAGGTGCCCACGTCAGGAATCGGCAGGATCGGTGTTATACTCCTCCTGTTATTCGGAGGCATCCTGATCGTCCTCATGCTCGTGCTGTCGCTCCTCATCCGTGCTGTTACGGGCGGCAGGCGGCAGGACTCCTAG
- a CDS encoding DUF126 domain-containing protein produces the protein MQGRSISRGIADGELLVSSEPISFLSGVDPETGTVVERGHPLEGQSIAGRVLAFPYGKGSTVGSYVIYALKQNDLAPAAIINTEAEPIIAVGAIIAGIPMVDRLPPEFSDLPPGTRVTVNGDTGEVSYNETA, from the coding sequence ATGCAAGGCAGAAGTATATCCCGGGGTATTGCAGACGGGGAACTCCTCGTTTCGTCCGAACCCATATCGTTCCTCTCTGGCGTCGACCCGGAGACCGGCACCGTCGTCGAGCGCGGGCATCCGCTCGAGGGGCAATCCATCGCCGGACGCGTCCTCGCCTTTCCGTACGGGAAAGGGTCGACGGTCGGGTCATACGTGATCTACGCGCTGAAGCAGAACGACCTTGCCCCCGCGGCGATCATCAATACGGAGGCCGAACCGATCATCGCGGTTGGGGCGATCATCGCGGGGATTCCCATGGTCGACCGCCTCCCGCCGGAGTTCTCCGATCTCCCCCCCGGCACCCGGGTGACGGTGAACGGGGATACGGGCGAGGTATCATATAACGAGACCGCGTGA
- a CDS encoding proteasome-activating nucleotidase, translating into MSDMDETIGSTPGSEHDMLTLQIQDLKAQILDYKLKNELLEKELLQLRKENGQLKRVPLFVAAVVDVLENGEVYLRQQGNNQEYVTAVNEKLHRTLKPGMKVAVNNTLSIVKTIGNIFDARVRIMELDEQPNVTFEQVGGLKEEIEEVREAVEYPLTKPEIYERVGVEPPKGILLYGPPGTGKTLIAKAVARQSQARFIRMSGSELVHKYIGEGAQLVRELFILARERAPAIVFIDEIDAIGSMRTNDGTSGSAEVQRTLMQLLAEMDGFGNRGNVRIMAATNRIDMLDPALLRPGRFDRIIQVPLPDAGARLEILKIHTAKMNVSGNVDLASLAELAGDTTGAELQAICREAGMMAIRRDADAVDREDFLAAIRKVKREVAAPDSRMYT; encoded by the coding sequence ATGAGTGACATGGACGAAACCATTGGCAGCACTCCTGGCAGCGAGCACGACATGCTCACCCTCCAGATTCAGGACCTGAAGGCGCAGATCCTGGATTACAAACTCAAGAACGAGTTGCTGGAAAAGGAGCTCCTGCAACTCAGAAAGGAGAACGGTCAGCTAAAAAGGGTGCCGCTGTTTGTTGCCGCTGTGGTCGATGTGCTTGAGAACGGCGAAGTATATCTCCGGCAGCAGGGCAACAACCAGGAATACGTCACCGCAGTCAACGAGAAGCTCCACCGCACCCTCAAGCCCGGGATGAAGGTGGCGGTGAACAATACGCTCTCCATCGTCAAGACGATCGGCAACATCTTCGACGCGAGGGTCAGGATCATGGAGCTCGACGAACAGCCGAACGTGACGTTCGAGCAGGTCGGCGGTCTGAAGGAAGAGATCGAAGAGGTCCGGGAAGCCGTCGAGTACCCGCTCACGAAACCCGAGATCTACGAGCGCGTGGGCGTGGAACCCCCGAAAGGCATCCTCCTCTACGGCCCGCCCGGCACGGGAAAGACCCTGATCGCAAAGGCGGTTGCCCGCCAGTCCCAGGCCCGGTTCATCAGGATGTCCGGGAGCGAACTCGTCCACAAATACATCGGGGAAGGCGCGCAGCTCGTGCGTGAACTCTTCATCCTCGCCCGGGAACGCGCTCCGGCGATCGTCTTCATCGACGAGATCGACGCGATCGGGAGTATGCGCACCAACGACGGGACCTCCGGCAGCGCCGAGGTCCAGCGGACGCTGATGCAGCTTCTCGCCGAGATGGATGGTTTCGGGAACCGCGGCAACGTCCGGATCATGGCGGCGACGAACCGGATCGACATGCTGGATCCGGCCCTTCTGCGCCCCGGCCGGTTCGACCGGATCATCCAGGTTCCGCTGCCCGACGCCGGAGCGCGCCTCGAGATCTTAAAGATCCACACCGCGAAGATGAATGTTTCCGGGAACGTGGACCTTGCCTCGCTTGCGGAGCTCGCCGGAGACACCACCGGTGCGGAGCTGCAGGCGATCTGCCGCGAGGCCGGCATGATGGCGATCCGGCGGGACGCAGATGCCGTCGACCGGGAAGACTTCCTCGCGGCGATCCGAAAGGTGAAGCGCGAGGTGGCGGCGCCCGACAGCCGCATGTATACCTGA
- a CDS encoding rubredoxin: MEKVKRYRCKYCNYVYSPMRGEPHRGVPAGTAFEDLPEDYVCPVCGATGKGQIGKWGFELWEPTKYVCKICGYVYDKNRGEPLRGYPKGTAFEDLPEDYVCPVCGMDPQISSFHGPVGKSQFEPILDI; encoded by the coding sequence ATGGAGAAAGTGAAACGATACCGGTGCAAATACTGCAATTACGTCTACTCCCCGATGCGGGGAGAGCCTCATCGCGGCGTTCCGGCGGGTACTGCGTTTGAAGACCTGCCCGAGGACTATGTGTGTCCTGTCTGCGGTGCGACCGGAAAAGGACAGATCGGGAAATGGGGATTCGAGCTCTGGGAACCGACCAAGTACGTCTGCAAGATCTGCGGCTACGTCTACGACAAAAACCGGGGCGAGCCGCTCCGCGGCTACCCGAAGGGGACCGCATTCGAAGACCTGCCGGAGGACTACGTATGCCCGGTCTGCGGGATGGACCCGCAGATTTCAAGTTTCCACGGCCCGGTCGGCAAGTCGCAGTTCGAACCCATCCTGGATATCTGA